The Rhodothermus profundi genome segment GGGATCGGCAGCGACGGCCGGATCCGAAAGCGCCTGCGTAACTTCCTCGTAGCGGCGCTTGATCTCTTCCAGCGGCGTTTTGGGAATCATAAGCTCTGCCCAGTCGATTTCCGCCGGGCTAACGCCAGCAATCGATGAAAGGTGCCGGCTATTCAACCGTCACACTCTTGGCCAGGTTACGCGGCTGATCAACGTTACAACCGCGCATCACAGCGATGTGATAGGCCAGTAATTGGAGGGGCACCACCGTGAGTAACGGAGTCAGAAAGTCGGGGGCAGGTGGAATGCGAATCACGTATTCGCAGAGCGCGTCCAGCTCCCCGTTGCCCTCGTCGGTGATGGCAATGACCGAACCCTGGCGGGCGACCACCTCCTCAATGTTCGAGACCACCTTATCGTAGGTCCGGTCTTTCATGGCTATGAACACGACCGGCATGAAGCGGTCAATGAGCGCAATCGGCCCGTGCTTCATCTCGGCCGCCGGATACCCTTCGGCATGGATATAAGAAATTTCCTTGAGCTTGAGGGCGCCCTCAAGGGCCACGGGGAAGTTGTAGCCCCGTCCGAGATAGAGGAAGTTGGAAGCGTAGCGGTAGACGTGCGCAATGCGACGGATCTCTTCGTCCAAGGCCAACACCTGGCGTACCTTTTCCGGGATTTCAGCAAGGGCGCGCAGGGCCTGCGCCATTTCCGCTTCGGAAAGCGTACGCCCTTCGGCCAGCTTGAGAGCCAGCAGAGTTAGAACGGTTACCTGCGCCGTGAACGCCTTGGTCGAAGCCACCCCAATCTCTGGTCCGACATGCAAATAGACGCCGGCGTCCGTCTCCCGCGCAATGGTTGAGCCCACCACGTTGCAAATGCCCAGCGTCAGCACGCCCTGGCGCTTGGCTTCCCGCACAGCGGCCAGCGTATCGGCCGTCTCTCCGCTTTGCGAGATCGCAATCACGACATCGTTGGCACGCAGCACGGGATTCCGATAGCGAAATTCGCTGGCATACTCTACTTCTACCGGGATGCGGGCAAATTCCTCAATTAAGTACTCACCGACCAAGCCGGCATGCCACGAGGTGCCACAGGCGCAGATAATGATGCGGTCGGCCGCCTGCACGCGGTCCATGACGTCGATCAGCCCTCCCAGCTTCACCGTGTTGTGGGGCAGGTCGAGCCGTCCTCGCAGACAATTCTCCAGGGCTTCGGGCTGCTCCATAATTTCTTTGAGCATGAAATGCGGATAGCCCCCCTTTTCGATTTGCTCCAGGTCCCACTCTAGCTCATGGACTTCCTTTTCGAGCAGCACGTTGTCAATGGTGCGCACCTCATACCCATCGCGACGCACCACAACGACCTCGCCATCGTTCAGATAGACCACCTGGCGTGTGTGCTCTACAATGGGAGCGGCATCGGAAGCCAGAAAGTACTCCCCCTCGCCGATTCCCAGAATCAGGGGACTGCCTTTCCGAGCAGCAATGAGCAGATCAGGATCAGTGGCCGACACGATAGCCAGCCCGTAGGTTCCGACCACCTGCGTCAGGGCTTGACGGACAGCTTCCGGGAGAGGCAGTCCTGTAGCGCGACGCACATCGTCGATCAGGTGCACCAGGGCTTCCGTGTCGGTTTCGCTACGAAACACGTAGCCTTTTTGCTGGAGCCGTTTGCGCAGCGCAGCATAGTTTTCAATAATTCCGTTGTGCACCAGGGCAAAATCCCCATTGCTGCTGACGTGTGGGTGGGCGTTGACATCGTTCGGCGCTCCATGGGTTGCCCAGCGGGTGTGTCCGACGCCCAGCGTACCTTCCGGCAGGCGCTCGCGCAGCGCAGCGGCCAGCTCGTTTACTTTTCCTTTGCGCTTGTATACCTGCAGGCGCCCGTTGCCAACAACGGCAATACCAGCCGAATCGTAGCCGCGGTATTCCAGCCGTTTGAGGCCATTGAGTAGCAACTCAGCAGCCGGACGATGCCCGATATATCCAACGATTCCACACATAAGCGACGAAAGATTTGGCATTCAGCAACCCCTTCTCCTGCCCTGCGCTCCCCCTCCCAGCAAAATACTTGCCGGTCCGGCAGCATGGAAACTTCCCCACCGGACCGGCAACGCTCTGGAAGGCAACCCCGAAGGCATCAGACGGTTTCCGAGAGGGGCTCCCGGACCGTTCGGCCGATAACCTGAGCAATGAGCCGTATCTGACGCATCATTTCCGTAAACTGATCAAAGTAAAGCGACTGGGGCCCATCGCTTTTGGCCGTAGGAGGATCCGGATGCACTTCTACCATGATGCCATCAGCACCCGCAGCTACGGCCGCCCGAGCCATTGGAATCACTTTGTCACGAAGCCCGGTGCCATGGCTGGGATCGGCCACAATAGGCAAATGGCTCTTCTGCTTGATCACAGGAATAGCAGACAGATCAAGGGTATTGCGAGTCTGCGTTTCAAAGGTCCGAATGCCACGCTCGCAGAGAATCACCTGCGGATTGCCATGTGCAATGATGTATTCCGCACTCATCAACCACTCTTCAATGGTAGCCGCCGGCCCCCGCTTCAAAAAGACGGGCTTATCCACTTTGCCCAGCTCCTTGAGCAACGCAAAATTTTGCATGTTGCGAGCTCCTACCTGGAAAACGTCCGTGTAGGGATAAATCAGCTCAATCTGGCCGACCTCCATAACCTCGGTGATGACGCGCAACCCATACTGGTCGGCCGCCTCCCGCAACAGCTTCAGCCCTACTTCTCCCAGTCCCTGAAAAGAATATGGAGAAGTGCGAGGTTTAAAAGCACCGCCTCGCAAAAATGTGGCGCCCTGTGCGGCTACATGGGCAGCCGTGGCCTGAATCTGCTCTTCACTTTCAACAGAGCATGGTCCGGCCATTACTACCACCTCAGACCCGCCGATAACTACCCCTTTTACCTCAATCTGCGTATCCTCTTTCTTCCAGGTGCGGCTGGCGAACTTGTACGGCTCGGTTACCCGATACACGTCCGCCACCCCGTCAAGCACCTTGATGTGCCGAATGTCAAAGTCTGGCTTGACTCCGATAGCGCCTAGAACCGTCTGATTGACTCCGGTTGAGCGATGCACGTCAAAGCCATATGCGTTGAGCCGCTCAATAACGGCCTGGATCTGGGCCTCGGTGGCCCCCGGCTGCATAACCACAACCATATCTCCCGACATCCAACCTGTAGTGGAGATGGCCACTTAGCGTTTAAAGATACGAAAGTTCAACGCGCAGCGAAAATCTACGCAGGTTTTTTGCTGAACCTGCTGTCGTTTTGCCCATTTACATTAAGCTGCAGATAAACCATCCAGAAGGGCCTATGGCCGACCGTAGCTCTACTGCGCACGCTCCGGCGCTTTTGTTTTTGCGTCCTGCTTCGGAACTGACGCTCAAGTCAAGCCGAACGCGCCGCCGCTTTCAGCAACTGCTGGTGCGCAACCTGAAAGATGCGCTGCGCAGCCAGGAAATTCCGTATCGGTTTCAGGGATCCTGGAGCTGGTTTCTGATCGAAACCGAAGCGCCGCTGCAGGCCATCGACGTGCTACGCCACGTACCGGGCATTGGTCCGATCATGCCGATCGAGCTGGTTACGGGCACCACGCTTGAGGAAATTGTGCGCCGCGGTACTGAAACGTTTGCAGAGCGGGTGCGAGGGCGTCGTTTTGCTGTGCGCGCTCGTCGCCGGGGCGATCATCCTTACCGCTCCCGGGATATTGAGGTTGAACTCGGCGCAGCGCTTCGTCCTTTTGCCGAGCGGGTAGACCTGACCAACCCGGAGGTTACAGTCTACGTGGAAGTGCGCGAAGATCGCGCCTACTTTTATACAACGATTCTTAAGGGAATGGGAGGGTTGCCCATTGGCAGCCAGGGCAAGGCCCTGGTGCTCATTTCCGGTGGGTTTGATTCGGCTGTTGCTGCCTGGCTTGCGCTGCGGCGCGGCGTAGCCGTCGACTACCTGTTCTGCAACCTGGGCGGCAAAGCCTATGAGCGCGCGGTGCTGCAGGTGGCCAAAGTGCTGGCCGATGCCTGGAGCTTTGGCACGCGCCCACGCTTTTACTCGCTGGATTTTGGGCCGGTCGTTGACGAAATGCGCCGCCACGTGCGTCCCGCTTACTGGCAGGTGGTGCTCAAGCGCTTAATGTACCGGGCTGGCGAGGCCATTGCGCGGGAGTCGGACGCCCTGGCCCTCATTACCGGGGAGTCGCTGGGCCAGGTCTCTTCCCAGACGCTTAAAAACCTGCACGCTATTGAGGCGGGAACGTCGCTGCCTGTGCTCCGCCCGCTGCTTACCTATGACAAAGAAGAGATTATTGATCTGGCCCGACAGATCGGCACCGCCACCCTTTCGGAGCGCGTGCGGGAGTACTGCGCGCTAACGCCCGACCGCCCGGTAACCGCTACCCGGCCGGAAGCGGTCGACCAGGAAATGGCGAAGCTCCCTCTGTCGGTTCTGGAGCAGGCTATCGCCACAGCAACCGTCTACGACCTGCGCGCGCTATCGGCCTCGGAGCTGGTCACGCCCTACCTGTTCATTGAAGAAATTCCAGAAGATGCTGAGGTCATCGACTGTCAGAGCGAAGCGCTTTACGAACACTGGCACTATCCAGGAGCCCGCCACATGGACCCCTGGCAATTGCTGCAGCAGTTCCGCCATCTGGATCGCAACCGCGTCTATGTGCTCTACTGTCCACGCGGCCTGCAATCGGCTTACGTAGCCGAAGTAATGCAGCGGGAAGGATATGAAGCGTACTCCTTCAAAGGAGGCGTGCCCGCGCTGAAAGCGTACGCCCAGGCGCGCGGAATCGAGGTGCCCGAGTTTTAACGATAGCGCTCCAGCGTAAACTTTTCACCCAGATAGCGCCGGCGCACTTCAGGATCCGCAGCCAGCTCTTCGGCGGTGCCATGTTGGAAGATGCGGCCCTCGTACAGCAGATAGGCCCGGTCGGTGATGGCCAGTGTTTCGTGCACGTTGTGATCGGTAATGAGCACGCCGATGCCGCGCGCTCGCAGATCCGCTACCAGCGCCATGAGCTCTTCGACCGCAATGGGATCAATACCGGCAAAGGGCTCGTCCAGCAGCAAAAAACGCGGCCGGGTAGCCAGGGCTCGCGCGATTTCCGTGCGGCGCCGCTCTCCTCCTGAGAGCATGTAGCCTTTTGAACGGCGCACGCGCTCCAGCCCAAACTCCTGCAGCAACTGCTCCACACGCGCCCGACGCTCGGCCCGGCTGAGCGGCTGAAATTCCAGCACGGCTTCCAGATTCTCTTCGACCGTCAGTTGGCGAAAAATCGAGGCTTCCTGCGCCAGGTATCCCACTCCCAGCCGGGCTCGCTGATACATAGGCAGATGCGTGATCTCCCGGTTCCCCAGAAAAATTTTGCCCGCATTAGGCCGCACCATCCCCACAATCATGTAAAAGGTAGTGGTTTTGCCAGCACCGTTGGGCCCCAGCAATCCTACAATCTCCCCCTGACGCACGCGCAAGCTGACGTCTTGCACCACAAAACGTTTGCGATAGCGCTTGGAGAGCCCTTCGGCCCGCAGTTCAGTGGCGTTCTGCACGTTCATGGGTGGTCGGGTTTGCGGCCGGCGCTGCGGGTGGCGCAGGTTGCCGCCATTTCGGAAGCATGCGCAATCGCTGGCGGATCCAGGTTTCTTGAAGGAAATGGGCTGGCTCTGGCCGAAGTTCCGGCACCCATCGGAAGCCTTCCAGTTGGAAAGGCATCGGGATACGGTCGCGTTCGTACTGCACGCCCTGTACTCCGCCCCACACGCGCACGCGGCGGACCCGGCTTTGCTCAAACCAGAAGACAATTTCATCGCCTGAAACGCGCACAGCCCCCTGCAGCGAGTCGTTGCGATCCCGCAGATAATAGATTGCCTCCGCGTTCGGTCCCACAATCAGCTTCCGCAGCGAGTCCTGCGCAAAATACCCTGTCAGGCGACGCCCCTTGAGCTGTTGCAGCCGGTTAAGCACCGTATCGCGTTGCACCACAAAGGCGTTCGGAAACACCCAGAGCGTGTCGCGGTCTGCCCCTCCCCGTAACCAGAGCGTATCGCCCGAAACCTGCGTTTCTTCGAGCCACGCGATAGGTTGTCCAAACAACCGCACTTCCTCCCACAGGATAGTGCCATTTTGAACGACTCGGTCGTACACCAGTGAGTCGGCCCGGGCTGACAACCGCTGCTGCCAGAGCCGAACCGAATCGACGGCGACCAACCGCCGCAGCGAATCCTGTCGAATAAAGTGCAATTGCCCCGCTCGCACCAACAAGGTGTCAACCCGCCCGGCATCCTCTGGTCGCAACAGTACCAGCAGGGGACGTCCGGTCAGCCGACTGTAGCCTGTCTGTTCGTTGTTAAAAGCCTCTCGTCCCAAAAGCAACGTTCGCGTCACCGTACCATCCTCTGTCGTATCCTGTTGTTCAATAAAGACATGTCCTTTTGCCAGCGCCACCTCCGTATCACGGAAGTAGATAACGGTATCTGCCTCCAGGTAGCGGTTTTTGCCTTCAAGTCGCACGTTTCCGTAGAACGCGGCCCGTTTTTCGTCGGACCAGTACACGCCCCGCTGACTGGTCAAAACCGCCGCACTATCGGCCAGGCGCACCCCAGCTTCAAAGACCGCCCGCTTTTCTCGGGTATAATACCATCCCATTGGCGCTTCCACCATTACACTGCCATCCCAGAGCCGAACCCGTCCGACCGCCCGTCCGACCTTCTGACGGCTGTCATAATAGACCGTATCGGCTGCTAGCGAGTCGCCCCGCTCGACAATGCGTACGTTCCCTACAAAACGGATACGCCGCTCTTCGGGCCACTGCGTGGCACGATCAGCCCAGAGTCGCGTCTCGTCCTGTTGGAGAAAGACATGGCCTATCAGCTCGCGGAAACGCCGACCTGCGGCGTCCACCCCCCCTATGAGGGAGTCGGCCTGCAACGCTACCGGCCGGCGACTTGTATCGGCCGACTGTACCTGAAGAAGTGGCACGTCGCCCCATCCTCCCCATCCCAACAGCAACCCTAATAGGAGGCTGATCATTCGTTTGCTGATGCTTCTTCAATTACGACACGTCCCGTTACGCGACGCAGGCGGTAAGACGTGAGCTGCTCGTCGGCATCCAGCTCAAATCCTTCCACCTGCTCGTCGGGGCTTAGCAGACGCACAAAGCCCGGTGCTTGAAGCCGCTCTTGATCTTCCAGCCAGCGCAATCGTTCGGTCAACAACCGCCGCCCTTCCGGAGTTATCACCTCGACAGCGCCTTCTGCTTCAAAACGACGGTCATGTTCGTAGTATATGACCCGTCTGGCCTGAAAGGCAGCGCCCGAATCTCCTTCGGGCGTAAAGATCCAGCCGCGCACTGGTTCATCTGCTGAGCCTTCAAGCACTACATACGTGCTTTCTGGATATTCCTGGCGAATGAGGTGCGCTGCCAGCAGCCGTGCGCGGGGTTTTCCTTCCAGAGAGAGTCGGTAATCGACCTGCCAGCTTTCCTGCCGGGGTTCTTGCTCGGCCTGAACCGCCGCCTTTAGCTCGGGGGGTGGAGGTTGCCGGCAGGAGGCGACCAGCAGCAAGCTACTCAGCAGAAGAAGCGGCAGGCAATTCATAGCGTGCTGGTCTGTTCTGGTTGGAGTACGGTCCAGGCTGTTTCCACGTGCATTCCGCATCGAGCCAGCCAGTCGGCGAAGCTCTGGCAGATTGCTTCCAACGTCTCCCGGGAAACAGCAGCAGCGGGGGTATAGATGCATGCAACCACGCGGCTGGTTGTGTCATCCGTTTTCGTGGCGAGGCTGTCTTTGACCGGGTTCACAATCGGGTCATCCGTCCCTGTAGCAGGATCTACGCGACAGCCCACAATCAAATCGGCCAGTTCAATTTGCTGTCCGGCTGTGTTGAACACATACGCCTCCCCGTCGGCGCCAAGTCGGAAGCGGAAATGGGTCGTCCCAGCCCGGTCCAGGTCCCAGAGGGATACGGGTAGCATGTGCAGCAGACTCATGTAGTTGGCAACATCTACCACTCCATTGATGCGCGGGAAGCGTCCTGCCTGCGCTTCCCGGAGCAGATACTCGCTGGCCGGCTTGGCACGACCGGTCGGCTTGTAGCGTCCGTTACGTAGCAGATGCCGCACAGCCTGCCGCCGCGTTTCCAGCTCGGGCGGCAATTGTTTCCGTTCAGACAGAAGTTGTTGCAACGCTTGTGATAGTCCTTCGGGCTCGAGGGTAACGGCTACTCCTTCTGCCCGCACCAGACCGAGCAGGGCGTCGTTTCGCGGGATCTTATGCTCAATTTGAACGATCATGTTGGTTCAGACTTTCTTTTTGCGCGAAAAGGTTGTAGTATACAAAAGCTCCGGGTGGTATAGAGTTTGAGCTTCTGTTGGCCAGTTCGGGGAGGTGCATTTTATCTGCGCCCCAACCGGTCGATATTTTCAACCACCCGGGACCAGCCCCAGAATGTGTGATGCATAACCCGTCAGTCATGAGTTTTACGGTTGAACCCCTGAGCGCCGAAACAGTCGTTATCCGCGTGGGCAAAGCCCTGGACTTCCGCAATGCCGCGGAGTTCAAAGCCATCTGCCAGGAACAGGTGCAAAGCGGCGTCCGCAACTTTATCCTGGATTTCTCGGAAACGGGAATCCTGGATTCTACCGGATTAGGTGCCATTTTTTCCCTGTACCGGCAAGTTTCGCCGCGGAATGGCCAGGTGGTCTTCGCGTCGGTCTCGCGGCCTGTGCAGGTGGTTGTGCAGTTGACGCGAACGTACAAGGTTTTCCGGCAGTTTCCCTCGGTTGAGGCGGCACAAGAAGCATTGCAACAAGCCTGACGGGCTCCGGCTGCCGGGTTGATCATGACCCCTCACCTGGACGTGGCCCGAACCTATGATGAGAGAAGTGCGTTACCGGTTTAACAACTTGGAGGATCTGATCGACCAGGTACACACCCTTTTCTCCCGGCCGGATGCCGATCTTCCGCTGCCTCCGGAAGACGATCTGCGTTATCGTGTTCAGTTGACCGTCCATGAATGGCTGGCCAACTTGATTCAACATGCGCGCTTTGGCAATCGCGTGCCAACTATTGAATTGACCATTCGCTGCAATGGAAAGCTCGTCGAGTGTTTCATTGACGATAACTCGGAAGGATTTGATCTGAACGGTCGCCTGGAATCGAACCCATCGATTCAGGAAGCTTTCCCTGAACGAGGCATGGGCCTGCACTTTATTCGCGCCTGTACGCAAAAGCTCAGCTACATCCGACTAAAGGATGGCCGGCATCGTCTGATCTTTACGATAGTCAAAGACGAAGACCCATGGCTCGATATTCCATTTTAGTTGTTGAGGATGAGCACACGCTGCGCCGTTTGCTCGAATACCGGCTGAGTAAGTACTACCGGGTGCGCTCGGCCGCCAACGGCGAGGAGGCGCTCCAGTTAGTGCTGGAGGAAATCCCCGACCTGATCATCTCGGACATTATGATGCCGAAGATGGATGGGTTCGCCCTCCAGCAGGCCCTGCAAACTCGTAAAGAAACCCGTGCTATTCCGTTCATCTTCCTGACCGCTAAAGCCGACGAGCAAAGCCGCATGCGTGGCATGCGCATGGGCGTGGACGACTACATCACCAAACCTTTTGATATTGATCAACTGCTCGCTCGCATTGAACGGCTACTGGAACGCACTCGATACTTTCAAACGCAGCTCGACGCGCGCATTGGACAAGACTTTTCGAAAAAGCTTATGCCCAAACGGCTTCCTTCCGTTCCGGGCTATCGACTCTACTTTCACAACAGCCCCAAAGAATATGGCGGCGGGGACTTTTTTGATTGGACGCAACATCCAAGCGGCGCTTTCTTTATTACGATTGGCGACGTGATGGGCAAGGGGCTGCAAGCTAAGTTCTATGCGTTTAGCTTTCTCAGCTACATTCGGGGCACGCTCTACGCTATGCTCCAGACCTCTCAGTCGCCCGCCGAACTCCTCCGACGGGTCAACCACGTGCTGATGCAAGACACCGTCATGGAGGAGACGTTTGCTTCGCTACTTATCCTGCGATGGGATCCCAATGCACACGAGATTACCTATGCCAACGCGGGCCATTGCCGTCCGATTCTGGTCAAAGATAACCAGGCGGCCGAAGTGGTCGAATACAGTGATCTGATCCTGGGGCTGGATCCCAACGCTACTTTTCAGGACACAACGTTGACCATTCCGGCCGGCGGCGGACTCCTGCTCTACACCGACGGCCTGATGGAGCAACGCACGACAACAGGCGAAATGATCGGCGAGCAAGGCCTGTTGGAACTTGCGCCTCTGATGGTTGGCGCAGAAGATCCGGTTCAGAATCTCTTGCAGGGCGTCCTGAGCCGCTGCAACACCGACACGTTCGACGATGATATCCTTTTCTTCTGGATGGAACGCCTGAGCTAACAGGCAGATACGCACAACGCTACGCTATCCCCCCACCCCCCGCTTTTTTTTTTTCGCTCCTTATGCCCGATGGACTTTTCCCG includes the following:
- the glmS gene encoding glutamine--fructose-6-phosphate transaminase (isomerizing) — its product is MCGIVGYIGHRPAAELLLNGLKRLEYRGYDSAGIAVVGNGRLQVYKRKGKVNELAAALRERLPEGTLGVGHTRWATHGAPNDVNAHPHVSSNGDFALVHNGIIENYAALRKRLQQKGYVFRSETDTEALVHLIDDVRRATGLPLPEAVRQALTQVVGTYGLAIVSATDPDLLIAARKGSPLILGIGEGEYFLASDAAPIVEHTRQVVYLNDGEVVVVRRDGYEVRTIDNVLLEKEVHELEWDLEQIEKGGYPHFMLKEIMEQPEALENCLRGRLDLPHNTVKLGGLIDVMDRVQAADRIIICACGTSWHAGLVGEYLIEEFARIPVEVEYASEFRYRNPVLRANDVVIAISQSGETADTLAAVREAKRQGVLTLGICNVVGSTIARETDAGVYLHVGPEIGVASTKAFTAQVTVLTLLALKLAEGRTLSEAEMAQALRALAEIPEKVRQVLALDEEIRRIAHVYRYASNFLYLGRGYNFPVALEGALKLKEISYIHAEGYPAAEMKHGPIALIDRFMPVVFIAMKDRTYDKVVSNIEEVVARQGSVIAITDEGNGELDALCEYVIRIPPAPDFLTPLLTVVPLQLLAYHIAVMRGCNVDQPRNLAKSVTVE
- the aroF gene encoding 3-deoxy-7-phosphoheptulonate synthase; this encodes MVVVMQPGATEAQIQAVIERLNAYGFDVHRSTGVNQTVLGAIGVKPDFDIRHIKVLDGVADVYRVTEPYKFASRTWKKEDTQIEVKGVVIGGSEVVVMAGPCSVESEEQIQATAAHVAAQGATFLRGGAFKPRTSPYSFQGLGEVGLKLLREAADQYGLRVITEVMEVGQIELIYPYTDVFQVGARNMQNFALLKELGKVDKPVFLKRGPAATIEEWLMSAEYIIAHGNPQVILCERGIRTFETQTRNTLDLSAIPVIKQKSHLPIVADPSHGTGLRDKVIPMARAAVAAGADGIMVEVHPDPPTAKSDGPQSLYFDQFTEMMRQIRLIAQVIGRTVREPLSETV
- the thiI gene encoding tRNA uracil 4-sulfurtransferase ThiI yields the protein MADRSSTAHAPALLFLRPASELTLKSSRTRRRFQQLLVRNLKDALRSQEIPYRFQGSWSWFLIETEAPLQAIDVLRHVPGIGPIMPIELVTGTTLEEIVRRGTETFAERVRGRRFAVRARRRGDHPYRSRDIEVELGAALRPFAERVDLTNPEVTVYVEVREDRAYFYTTILKGMGGLPIGSQGKALVLISGGFDSAVAAWLALRRGVAVDYLFCNLGGKAYERAVLQVAKVLADAWSFGTRPRFYSLDFGPVVDEMRRHVRPAYWQVVLKRLMYRAGEAIARESDALALITGESLGQVSSQTLKNLHAIEAGTSLPVLRPLLTYDKEEIIDLARQIGTATLSERVREYCALTPDRPVTATRPEAVDQEMAKLPLSVLEQAIATATVYDLRALSASELVTPYLFIEEIPEDAEVIDCQSEALYEHWHYPGARHMDPWQLLQQFRHLDRNRVYVLYCPRGLQSAYVAEVMQREGYEAYSFKGGVPALKAYAQARGIEVPEF
- the lptB gene encoding LPS export ABC transporter ATP-binding protein, with product MNVQNATELRAEGLSKRYRKRFVVQDVSLRVRQGEIVGLLGPNGAGKTTTFYMIVGMVRPNAGKIFLGNREITHLPMYQRARLGVGYLAQEASIFRQLTVEENLEAVLEFQPLSRAERRARVEQLLQEFGLERVRRSKGYMLSGGERRRTEIARALATRPRFLLLDEPFAGIDPIAVEELMALVADLRARGIGVLITDHNVHETLAITDRAYLLYEGRIFQHGTAEELAADPEVRRRYLGEKFTLERYR
- a CDS encoding OstA-like protein, with translation MISLLLGLLLGWGGWGDVPLLQVQSADTSRRPVALQADSLIGGVDAAGRRFRELIGHVFLQQDETRLWADRATQWPEERRIRFVGNVRIVERGDSLAADTVYYDSRQKVGRAVGRVRLWDGSVMVEAPMGWYYTREKRAVFEAGVRLADSAAVLTSQRGVYWSDEKRAAFYGNVRLEGKNRYLEADTVIYFRDTEVALAKGHVFIEQQDTTEDGTVTRTLLLGREAFNNEQTGYSRLTGRPLLVLLRPEDAGRVDTLLVRAGQLHFIRQDSLRRLVAVDSVRLWQQRLSARADSLVYDRVVQNGTILWEEVRLFGQPIAWLEETQVSGDTLWLRGGADRDTLWVFPNAFVVQRDTVLNRLQQLKGRRLTGYFAQDSLRKLIVGPNAEAIYYLRDRNDSLQGAVRVSGDEIVFWFEQSRVRRVRVWGGVQGVQYERDRIPMPFQLEGFRWVPELRPEPAHFLQETWIRQRLRMLPKWRQPAPPAAPAANPTTHERAERH
- a CDS encoding LPS export ABC transporter periplasmic protein LptC, yielding MNCLPLLLLSSLLLVASCRQPPPPELKAAVQAEQEPRQESWQVDYRLSLEGKPRARLLAAHLIRQEYPESTYVVLEGSADEPVRGWIFTPEGDSGAAFQARRVIYYEHDRRFEAEGAVEVITPEGRRLLTERLRWLEDQERLQAPGFVRLLSPDEQVEGFELDADEQLTSYRLRRVTGRVVIEEASANE
- a CDS encoding phenylalanine--tRNA ligase beta subunit-related protein — translated: MIVQIEHKIPRNDALLGLVRAEGVAVTLEPEGLSQALQQLLSERKQLPPELETRRQAVRHLLRNGRYKPTGRAKPASEYLLREAQAGRFPRINGVVDVANYMSLLHMLPVSLWDLDRAGTTHFRFRLGADGEAYVFNTAGQQIELADLIVGCRVDPATGTDDPIVNPVKDSLATKTDDTTSRVVACIYTPAAAVSRETLEAICQSFADWLARCGMHVETAWTVLQPEQTSTL
- a CDS encoding STAS domain-containing protein, which codes for MSFTVEPLSAETVVIRVGKALDFRNAAEFKAICQEQVQSGVRNFILDFSETGILDSTGLGAIFSLYRQVSPRNGQVVFASVSRPVQVVVQLTRTYKVFRQFPSVEAAQEALQQA
- a CDS encoding ATP-binding protein, which encodes MMREVRYRFNNLEDLIDQVHTLFSRPDADLPLPPEDDLRYRVQLTVHEWLANLIQHARFGNRVPTIELTIRCNGKLVECFIDDNSEGFDLNGRLESNPSIQEAFPERGMGLHFIRACTQKLSYIRLKDGRHRLIFTIVKDEDPWLDIPF
- a CDS encoding PP2C family protein-serine/threonine phosphatase, which translates into the protein MARYSILVVEDEHTLRRLLEYRLSKYYRVRSAANGEEALQLVLEEIPDLIISDIMMPKMDGFALQQALQTRKETRAIPFIFLTAKADEQSRMRGMRMGVDDYITKPFDIDQLLARIERLLERTRYFQTQLDARIGQDFSKKLMPKRLPSVPGYRLYFHNSPKEYGGGDFFDWTQHPSGAFFITIGDVMGKGLQAKFYAFSFLSYIRGTLYAMLQTSQSPAELLRRVNHVLMQDTVMEETFASLLILRWDPNAHEITYANAGHCRPILVKDNQAAEVVEYSDLILGLDPNATFQDTTLTIPAGGGLLLYTDGLMEQRTTTGEMIGEQGLLELAPLMVGAEDPVQNLLQGVLSRCNTDTFDDDILFFWMERLS